TTTTTTAATGTGATGGATATTTATATAGTGAATTTTaagttgtttcttgtttttgtagttCTTGGAGCAGAGATGGCACTTGAAAGGCCTGAATGTCTGTGACTTAAACACTTCCATCTGTTTAACAACTTCCTCAGAATAGCCATGAATCTTAATATAGTGGTGCCTTAAAGAATGACTTGCAACACTCTGGTATTGGCATGATTTGGCCTCACAGGTGTAAGGTTTTGTTGTGGCCTGCACAAGAAACTCGCTCTGCGATTGATCCTGCTGCGACACCTTATCTTTACTGTTATCAGGGGTTTCAGAAGGTTTGAATGTTTCCGACTTAACCACCTTCATCTGTTTAACATCCTCCTCAGAGTAATGATGAACTTTAATATAGTGCTGCATTAGAGTGCAAATGGAAACACTTTGGTAGGAGCAGCTTTCAGCTTCACATGTGTAAGGCTTGGTTGCAGGCTGATCATGTTGTTCCTCCTGCTTCTCCTTAACAGAATCTTTTTCATCATCAAGCTTTTCTGGAGTCTCCTTGGTTGGGATTCTCTTTGAATCACTAGCTGGTACGTGAGATCTCACCTCAGTTTTGTTGCTTGGTGGTGCTTTGGCAGGTGACTTTACATTCAAGGTAGGGGGGCATACGACCACTGGCAAATTAGAAACTGAAACAGATCTGTGTGAATTACGTCCAACATGTCGTCCACTGGAAGTAAGGCTTAGCTGACTAAAACCTTGCATGATCTCAGATAGTGTTGCACTGAGTTCCACGTTTGAAGGGGTTCTGTCACAATCTAAAGATTCAGCAACAGCTGAAACAGCCTTTTTTTTATTCGATTCCTCTGTAGATGAACTGCTTATAATGCCATTATGGTTATTTTTATGCAATTTATTATCTTGTGACTGAGACTGCTTTGCTTGTACTTTTTTCTTGCACAAGTTATCTTCCTTATTAAATTCGTCTTTATGGGCATTTTTCAAGTGCCTCTGAAGTTCTCTGGCGGTAGTGAAGTTCCTTCCACACCTTTTTAAGCCACAAGTAAATTTTTTGCCATCAAAGCAGACAGCAACACAAGTCAATGTGGCCTTAGATTCACTACATTCCAAGCGTGGCAAAGATAAACTTTTCTGGGCACCGTTTTCTAATTCGGATCCCGTATTATCTCCAACAACTGGCAGCAAAACTTTTCTTTTCACCTTCCTCTGCATCTCAAAGTCTTTCTCAGTGAAAGTGATGCCATGGGTGGTCAAGTGCTTTACAAATTCTTTGCAAGAGTAAAAAAACTGCTTGCACCCTGGACCGGTGCAAGTGTAAGCAGCATCGCGAAAGTGTTGTGCCTCATGGTGGTAGAGCTGCCCGAGGTCACAGTAAGAGATACTACAGCCTTTCAGCTCGCAGCTGTAGGACAAACGAAATCCATGACTTTGTTTATGCAAGACAAGTTCAGTTGTGGTATCGAAACGAGCACTGCATCCAGCCACCACACACATGTAAGGATGCTCTCCATAATGAACCCGCCGGTGCTTGCGATGGTGGTAGGGAGTCATGAAGGTCTTCCTGCAAAAAGTGCACTTCTCCCGACGGTCTTTCATCTCCAGGTAATGTTTTACATTGGGGTCTTCGCTATCATGCTCATTTTTAAGGTGCACACCCAAGTACTTGAAGAGTTTGAAGTTCTTTGAGCAGGCAGTAGCTGGACACTGGTAAACATCACGGTCCTGTAGTTTGAAGTATGTGCTGATGTAGTCAAATGTGATATAGTCATcttctacttgttttttagGCACACAGGCTGCTTGTTCTAATATATGTTCTAATACAACAGGATCATGGGTGGACTGATAGTACATGGCCAGGGAAGGATCTAAAGGAATCTGACCAGGCTCTAGGTCATCGAAACCATCTTCCTTGAAATCGTTTTTCAGGCTAACAACCTTCTTcttcacttttttctttttgaagtgTCGGACCCTTGAGGGCatctgaatatgtttttttgaGTGTTGCACAAACTCCTGTCTACTTTTGAACTTTTGTAGACAAACAGGGCATGTCCACACATTGTTCTCCACATGTTTTTTAGCATGGTGACAAATTCGTACTTCAACCATTTCTTTATGGCATATCTTGCAGAGAACTTTATACTGCTGCCACTTCATTGACCGCTGAGAGAGAGGTAGTCCAATCTTTTTGTTTAAgacttcctgttttttttccgTATCCACATTTTCCGCTGTCTGTTCTTGTTCAGCGCTACGGAGTCTATTTATTTCACCCTTATCTTCCTCCTCCGTTCCcacttgttcatttaaaactgtTTCTAGATTACATTGCTCCTCAGGCACTGCTTCATCCTCCACCTCTTCCTCAGGTTCCTGCCCCAGTAATCCTACGCAATGCCGCTTCAATGTTTTCCAGTCCCAAAATTCAGGGTCAAAGGGCCAGTGTGCTTTCAGAGAGAGTAGCAACTCGCATCGCAAGAAATTTGGAATAATGCTATTCTCCTCATCATATTTTTGATCGGGTTGCGCGTaaagctcctcaaggatgtcaAAGGCTTCCTGACAGGGACTTAAGAGGAATTCTGTGAGCTGGCAAGCACGTCTCACTTCAAGATCCTCAGGAAGAAGACATGCTACTGTTTTGCAGACCATTGTTCTAGCATCTATATCTTCTTGCCGTGGAAGCCGAAAAGCCTTCACACACAGTTCAACTGATATTGCTAGGCCAAGTTGCATTGCCTGAAAAATACAAAAGAGAAACAGTGAGAAACAGTCTAGCCTACACCAGGGGCAAGTTTATGGTACACACTGTGTTTACACCATAAGGCAACGCTGACCTATAACaactataaaaaaattaattatgtATTTACCTCTGTCTGAATTACACGAATCAGGAATAGGAGATGGTAGATCGTCTTTGCAATGGCTCCAAACTGAAGGCAGCGTTCAAAAAACGATTCAAGGGACGCATCAATTCTTCTCTGAAGTTTGCTCCAAAGAAGGGTTAACTCCCTGAGAAACACCACAGAAAACAACAGATTTAGACAGACATCAATGGTGATACATCCATGAGGTACTAAACTTTTTGTTATCAGACTTGAAACCACCCCATGTAGTAAAATCGTAGTGAAAACAATGTAATTTCTAAAAACAGGAAAGCATCTAAAAGGTCTCTCACCAGGCGCAATACAAGCTCTCTTGCTGTAGCTGTTGTGTGAAATAGGTGGTGCACAGAATGAAGGCTGTATTCTCATCGCCCTCAGTTTCCATGTTGCAAATAAGATCCAGAACATCCTTACCATCTATTCTACAAATCTGAAATACACAAGGAGAggtattttatacattttttaccaACAACTTCAATCACATCATTCTAAAAGTTACTCATTGAATGTGTATTCTGTAAATCTGTTGTTTACATTTCCCTGACTCTTCTTCTATTGGTCTTCTccatgctttcctgtagctcagtggttagagcatggcactaacaatgccaaggtcatgggttcgatcccagagattgcacatacttagaaacaaatgtgtagtataatgcaatataagtcgctttggataaaagcgtctgccaaatgtaaaatgtaaatgatctTTAATACTGAAACTTATTTATTACCAGATTAAATTACCAGATGTTAACATCTTtatagaaatgcaataaattCAAACCTATCAAAAAATTCACTGGAAACACTTTACAAAGGTTTAATTTaacataattttagctattGCATTAAGTACTGTTAACATTGTTCTAAACTAGTTGAAAAGCATTACTGATTCACCAGATGTTGTTCTGGTTATACCCTCTGGTTATAAAAAACAGAGTACCTTACCTCTATAATTGCTTCCTCACTAGGCAACATCTGGCACAGTTGGGTGACAAAGGTTTGGCGAAAGGTGGCCTGGTTGGGCAGGAGGGTGCAGTTAGCACAGGCTTTGTTTAGAATTAGGGCCTTCTCCACCTCCCCTACTTTCTCGAGATGTTTTATCCGCATTTCCATGAAACCCTCTCCCTCCAGAACAAGAAAGTCATTCACTGTTTCAGAAGACAATGATAAGCAAATTACCAAttgcatttaaatgttaaaatctgttcAAATGTCTGTCTAGAACTCATGGtagtctttctttttttaaataaaggcaATGCTGACAAGTAAAGTATTATGAGCATAATTGATGATATGCGAGCAATATGGTGTTACTCACCCTCATCTGGGTCTGTGGGCTGGCCCGTAAGAAGTGAGACCAGGACAGGGTTATTCCATGCACCACCCTCCCCTGTTATGTTTAGCAAGGCTTGTAGATCTGTACTTCCATACTGCAACATGGCCTCATGAGCTGCCTGTAAATACAGACAAACAGAACACAGATCTTTTTATTCTTAGTCCTTAAGGTTCTGGTTGATTGCAATACGTGAACTCGCACAATCAACGAATCATGAAACCACATTATTTGATCTTACCTGAACTGAGCCATGGAATTGCAGCCAAGCTTCCAAAGGTATTTCATTATGAGGCACTGACAACAACAATTCAAGGCAACTCCTGCAGACGATAACAGAATTTGGAAAACTTTTAATGTTATTGATTCAGTACGCAGGATAGGATTCCCTATTGCCATATTCAGCGATGCAATTTGTGTAAAGTGTTTAAGAAGAAACATAAATTATTGTAACAACAAAGTTATAACATTATACATATTAGCTTCCCAAAATGATCACTCACAATGCAAGTCTTTTTAGCACAAGGGTAACACTGGGAGAATCAGCTGTAAGATGAGGCCTAGCCGCAGCAAAACAGTTGATTGACAGACAGTAGACCTCCAATAGAGCCAATCCATCTTCCACGGAATTCCTGCTCCCGGCAAAGTGCATTAGAGCCTACATTAACAAGGAGAATAAGAAAGATAAAAATAgattaaagagtaaataatttgtgattttgaaggtcctactttggtttatggagtgtccaacaacacgtttacgtacatacatggtgtaaaaacactttcattttctaataataggtaGTTATTATtgccttacttcttgactgactctcaaatgattcgttcggcgattcatctgtctaatcctcTCCTTCCTGTCAGCCTattctgatctgattggtcagatctaGTCTGCTGCAgagtctagtctgctgtgattggtcgcgtgcagtgtcgcaaatggaatgtAGGCGGGCATTAAacagagtgacgcaaatctgacccggaaatgaaattagaacgacagacgactcgttcgtgTGAtttggagtcgactcctttttccccaagccaataactttgttattcattcacttccggctttacaacttggcagactgcttacattcacacacagcaacattacacacggcatgaaatgtaattttaaggacattgtaatatttactctttaaaaaagaTAATGTAATAACATACAAACATTAAGCCAATTTCAAAACACAGATATGATGTTATCTGCATTTCATGACGACATCGTAACTGCAATTCATTAATATTCAAAGGCAGAtattaaaacattcaaacagtaaaacattcAGGAATTTTAAAAAGCACAGTAACAACCATACAGTCTTCCTAACAAAGTCTTCACTTACATACAAACTCATATGAATTAGCCTATTTTTAACAGTTGCTAGGCAGTGAAAGATCTGGATAGAAACATACActtttcttgtttcttgttttatttcattttattattctatttcATTTATTACAATATTCATCTATCATATGTattcattaatttattttattattcacttCTATTCATATTATTTGTTCCTTACTTTCCTGTTGTTTAACCTCGTTGGGAGTTGTATTGTCTCTTATGCTGATATGAGTATCCAATGGTCTCCATCTCAAGGTTCATAATAACGTCATGAGACAATGTTTTGATACTGTAATCTTGAATGGTTAAAAACACATATTGAATCTGTTTCTAGTCAGACGAAGTTTGACAGAGCTTGACTGAACATTAAAGCACAACTGAGATtattcaataaatcatttttcagtttatttaacatcacttcgtctcctgcctgctgtttTTCCCTTCGGCTCTGTATCTCCCTGGTGGTTGGGTTAAAGTATTGACTCACAACGGAGTTGATATTTCCAGGTTTAATACGTTTCTGACGGAGAGAGATCTAGTGAAACTGGACTCAAATTTTAGATCTAAAAGATCTACAAGCCATATCCCAGAATTGGATCTATCAGCAGATACTAAAGAAAAAGGTGTATGATGGCTGGGGTTATCCTATAAATAATCATTATTACTGGGTTGCAATTGTGTTCTTGtcatctgattttttttattgtaaagcttGGTATTTCTAATGTGACGTTAATAAAGTCTCACCAAGTGTTGTGTTGCAGGATCCTGGTTTTTACTACTTATTCGGCTCTTGTAatgtcaaaaataaactgacacTTAAGTCTTGTGATCTGATCACCAATAGAGTACACTTTAAATCTTTCTCCAAATCCTCAGGCTCACCTTTCACCTGATCTTTTCCATAGATCTTTTCCTGACTTTAATTTTTCCCTATTTCTTACCCAAATTTTCCCTGTTTCTTATGCCTTGCTTCTAATccatatttgtattttttactgaGGGAATATTACTAAAGTGACGAGAAGTAATAGACCaaataatcaattattttatttagaatttagaaaATCCCATCAACATTTATAATTTGGCAAAAGATAATATCAAAGCTTAATGCCAACCACTGGACAAACCCTGGGAGTAATTTTCTAAAAATCTGGCTCTGACACGTTAACATGCAGTTTCTACTACGAGTCTACAGGTGCCCTTAAGGGACCTTTGGAGAAACCCCTGATATCGGAGAAGAAACCATTGACACAAAACTTCCAGAGAACTCCATCTGCGCTGGGGCGCTTTGATTGGACCTTAGGGACTAAAGCAGATGCATCTAGAGCACAGAGCAACCCAAGACAACCTCGTCTTCCCTAATGTACACATTCAAATACATGCAAACAGCCCTCCTTTCACTAGCACAAATCACGAGAACGTTAAATCTCTACGGACGTGTTATTATAGGGAACGAGAGAGGAAATGTCATGCCATATTTAACCTCTCAGACTAAGATTAGGAGAGTTCCCCTCTGGGTAACTGGGTATAACTGTGTAAACCTGATTCAGCTCAAACAGCTGGGGTACTTCCTTCTGAGACTTTCACAGTCTAGAGTGGAGAGAAACTCCTAATGGTTATTCAGTTGTGTAACAGAGTAACCGCTAATGATACAATCATAGTCTAAAAACTAAAGCAACGTATGGCTATTAAACAACTGATTACAAAGGCAAAATGCAATTTGCAGTTTTTGACTTGTCTCAAACTAAAGGTAAGTGTTAACCTCTGGCCTGTTCAAGTAAAACGTTACAAACTATGCAATATTGCAAAGTTAGTAGATGCAAAAGTATTTTAACCACAAAACAAAGATATATCAGTGATTTAGAATAGCACAAGATTTTTATAAGATGGCAAACATGTTTAAACTCTTTTTTGAGTAAAATCTGAGCGCTATAGTGAAAACCGAGACAAAATTCCTTCTTACCTCACAAGCATCTGCACATGCATTTTCATGCTTCATTCAAAATGATTCAGGAGCGGAAAATCTGTGTTGCGCATAATTGGTCATTtggcattttatatttttgtctttatagTTCCATTTAAGTGTACACTTGAAGCATGCATAATATGTGCAAACCAATTTATTGACATTATTTATCAAACTAACAAAGAAACTTAAGGCAGGCAGGGTGTGGCATGTGGCACATGTATCAGGACCAACCCCTGACACTCAAACCTCTTCTGGAGAGGTTGCCATAGCAACAATAAACTTAGGGCAAGAGATTGAGTGCACATAAAAGTGCTAATATTGTCAGTTAAAGCTAAACGGATGCTTGCAATGGGATACAATTATTTGCACTTTACCAAATATAACTGCAACACAATTATTAAAAAGataactctttaaataaaaaatatgttatacAACTAAAGATCAATTGtttcaaataatgaaaaaaatcatcatACGTATATGCAATGCATGCACATTACAAAATGGTTGAATCGCAATCACATTTGGGATTAAAAGCACAAACTCTTTTCAAACTATTGATTCTTGAAACTAAATACTTCAAGTTGCTACAAAGTTACCAGCACGTATCAAGCCAAACTCACGTACCCAATAGAAATGTTGAGATTAGAAGTGACGCTTGGCAGAGTGGCATCAAAGTTATTAAAGGCCAAGTAACGCTACATGCACAAGATAAACATAACCGAGCCCCACCCCATACTAGCATACTTTACCCCCAAAACTACAAACTGCACACGATATACCCGTTAAAATGATATTACGTAACATATTACATACAAAGGCCGTTTGGAAAGGGCCGTCACGCTCGATTCTTCACAAAATGAAGAATATTACAGCTACCAGTCGCCTGCACCGGGGGCCAAGGGGGGCTGTGTACAGCCTGGCACGTTTTACACGCTAACCAACTCAACCAAATACAGCATGCAATTTGAAATTGCCAACGTGAATATTGCAACGTCTCTATTTATGGTGGTTACTGGTCTCGCGTGCCACCACGATACGCCAACAATAGTTTTATTTTCGCTTGCATGGCTCTCCTAAGCGGCCCACACGTTGAGATAACAAGCATGCTGGTTGCAACCACAACTTGCCTCTGGTCAGCTAACGCGAGCCGCCACAGTCTGAATcgatgcatataaacacatttcacacgCGCATGCAACGTTTTTAACGGCACGTACCTGACAGAAGTTATCGCAATACTCGGTAGACGACTGTTCAGAAATGTCTTTCTGCCGAAGCTCGGCCTCGAGTTGCTGAAGGGTGGCTTGGAGACCCTCCATGGCGAAAAATGTGTCCTCGTCGAGCAGGCTTGGTTGGCCGCTCCAGTCGAGCTCCGCTTCTGCGTTCTCATCCGCCATGTTCACTGGCAGCCACGGCGCGTACGCAcacatacagtcatgtgacgcTGGTGAAGGGCCTCTTGATCCTGAGCTTGCTCAGGAAGGACTCCCCCTAcacgagacacacacacacacacacacacacacacacacacacacacacacacacacgcacacaactgACCTGGTTTGTTTCTTTACCTGCATTGTAAATGTACAATGCATTGTAAATTACAAATGCATTTtgttatttcaacatttttttagatATTACTATTATGTATAAATTGTTACCATAAGAACATttgctgtttttaattttgttttgttaaatgcattttgaTATTTCAacaatttaaaatgaacaaaatatatatttttattttacagtctttTAGATATAACTATTATGTATAAATTGTTACCATAAGAACATTTgctgattttgttttgttatgataaaatattttagaccTTCAATAACGATATACTAGCTTCCATCTGGGAACAATAAGGAACCCAGGCAAAAAAGACAATGAACAATTAAACCTTATACTTGTGTTTCTATTCCCTTATATCCCTCTTTTTTGTAAAGCAGTGTTGTTGGTTAGATGTGTCTATAACGTTTCTTATTTCTGTTTtcgtcttttttattttctaaatctTTGTTACTGTTGTTattatgttttgtatttaatcTTTCATTGTTGTGTgaattgatctgtttatcttATCGAGGTACAAACTATGTGCTATAAAAAACTATCTATAGGAACCATTTTATTGAGGGTACAGTATATTGTGAATATACACTAATTGTGAATACAATCTATGATTGTTAAACGATATGTAACCTATTTGTTTTCTCTAATTTCACGATTAGAttaaatatgttattatatAGTATTAAacgggtcatatggcgcgaatacgtgtttttctgtgtctttggtgtattataagttgcccatgcatgtattagacacgtaaaattgcaaaaattaaagtgtcggaaaaaaagatgcattctatctaaaagcaaatgctcacccagacctgcctgaaacgcctcgtgtaaccacacccccacaaatctaagtcagttcgtggtatgatttgactaagaccgcccaaatgtatactagTAAGTTGGgggtacctgtcagtacaattgctttagaacctggggcatgttcaagctcaaaccggtgcgcaacgttttgctacggtttccgggttgaatgacatgtttcctggaaacggtttgcaaagGGGTTTGAgatgttttctcttgtttggtgtcagcaatcagcagcaacatgtgtatgacccacgcggtattaaagagacagctcgcacaatgggaagtaaagttgtttacaaatgtgtctgctgcagctcggtacccaacaattgaagatattagaatacatgtattttacagtattaaacaCGCATTTAtgccgatttcatcaggctccgaaaattcttcaaaaagaactcaaagaatggccttctcagctgccatagttcaactcatgcgtcatcacaacagggtgttcaatcgcaccaccgtttccgtttaaaaaacgttttgaaacgttttgtcggggctgaacgcagccctgatgttccaaatatggtatgaagcgttacatttccgtcacacgcttgcagtattcgaccaatcactacgcactggttaactggccaatcatagcacacctcgcctttaaaaaaaagaatctgcgcgtttcagagatacacattgcattacatctaaaacaaacgataatattcgtttgaCGGGTACATTTTTTGATAAAAATCCAAATtaattaattgattaatttctTATTCACAtcattgcttatttattttctataaagccagctattcaagaataaaaacttttaatgcagtgcattttcttacttaaggtaataagccatgttttgttgtagatttatatctagtcgtctctgggctctgtaaagctgaataACACAGCTTCtatattatagagaaatattaaataacaacatatatgcatattaagaacacattatgcataTTAAGcatagtgtatacaaataaatatagttgcatttacgtcatgccaaatgaatgcattacaaacataagtatccattgctccctgaactctttggataaaagcgtctgctaaatgactaaatgtgaatgtaaactgcataatgctcgggtggcatatcaacatatgaaatacagaactataaaaaccggcagctcctgtcccaaataacaacaatgggacagCAAGTGTGGTAGACTtaacgcggcgctgcgcagactgatcagcgtatgacaacaaagtaccgcgagagtgattagaaagcacagcttgctctttccggcgtgATGACCAAAAGTCTGttccaaaatgcactcccatgtacccttgtggactcgtgcctagtgccctataggtctgcacttcctgacgtcaccaagtgtacACTAGGAGgcggtccacaagaccggagaacgccatttgggacaggaccatcaaggatgcatcgaatgcagccTTGCGCGCCTACGGAacccgcttgaagtcccagaagtcactgcggcgcgtccatccaagttcgttcttaCTAGGCTGCCTCACAAGACCGCTCTCCgcgagaacacaagtccgttctttacGTTCTTCGAATTGAGCAACGGCCCAGGTCAAAACAGTGCAGATAGATTAACGCTACTCCGTACCGACAGGGGGCGGTAAAGCACTTTTTGTGATCTGGTAGAGCGATAAAGGTCTCCGCCTGGTCTCCGGTTGCATTGGATGCGGAACTCTGGATGAAAAAGCAGCAACACTGACTAAGAGCCGGTGGTTTAACTGTCAACTTAGCACAAGGAGAAGGCGAAACGACTCGCTAAGCTGATTTAGTGCCTGTCATGATCATCCATAGTGGATAGGTAAAGGTAAGACGTATATACATTGTGTACAGTCATTTTGTTGTTAAACCGCTAACGTAGATTATAACGGTTTAGAAAAGGGACATCTGATGCCCGACTTTTGACAATAAAAGGTTAAAAACCATGCATAGTCCTGTCCTGAGGATTTTAAGTGTGGTGACGGTAACAAAAACCGTGACAGCTCGCGTGCAAATACTTAATCCTAGGTTCTCGTTAATATAATTAGCCGTGTTGTTAGCTAAAACCTTGTCTTCTTTCTCTTCTGTTGTGCCCATTTAACATGTCTGTCTATATGTTTTGTTGCTGGTTGTCTCTGTTTAGAGGGAGTGAGAATTGTGATTTGCATTAATAATGTTGACTCTTGTCTGTTTTGTGACATTACCCAGACTTATCATTGTCAGCTTCACCTGCCTACGCTCTGCATGGTGTCATTTGCATTTTCCACATTCATATTTCAGTAAAATACTCATCTGTTCACTTCACTGTGACAGGAAAGGTGTCATAGGtcttttcttgtttgattaagTTTCAACTTAACAAGGAGCTCAGAATTTAATAGTTTGATACTGCTCGGAAGGGTTTTTGCAACTTCCTTGTTTTTtgcataaacattttaatgtttctgtttaaTCAAGCATACAGCTTAGTTTCAGCTTTGGCCACCATCATAGGGGAGGATATAGTCTTGCCACCCACTTGTCTGGatttacatttcattacatATACATTTGACAAAGCGGCcaacagtgcattcaagttATATCAAGTAAAACTCCTTGGGAATCCAGTTTGTGACCTTGTGAGTGTATCATCCTGAACCCTTTAACCGattattatattacataaaaatcaatttaaatgaaGAATTAAGCTCGAAAGAATCTATCTTTTTATGTGAACAATAATAAGGCTTTGATGTCTTTAAATAGCCATTAGATGCATGGAATTGTTGTCCCTCTGAAACAGTGTTTGGGCTTAAGACTCACAGTCTGTTCTGTTTGTCTGAGAGCACAAAAGGAGTGGATTGGGTTTCCTCATCAGTTTACATGCCCTCAAAGAGGACATATCTATGTTTACACAGTGTGCGTGTTTGTTCGTCAGAGGAAAACGAAATACTCCAGTATGTTTCCCCATAGGCAAAATAGAAAAAATCTAGACAAAAGTCACATCGTTGCACTGGTGTGCTTTTGTATACTGTAGGTGTGCAGTATACCATGTAGCAGTACAGCATTATACTGTAGGTGACCATGTGACTAAGTTTTTCCACTAGTCAGATTACCAAAAGCCCATTAGATCATCATTCTTCATTCATGGAATGCTGACTTAACATTAGTAAGGGataaggagagcaggagaaccTTTTATGATAAGTTGTTTATTTTCTTATCTAAAACGGGCTTAAGGGATGTGTTTAAGTATGTTTTTCATATACCAACAGTATTATATACTAACAGTAGGACAAGGTGTTCTGGAAGATAGCAGACTGCTAAACTCACTC
This genomic window from Triplophysa rosa linkage group LG10, Trosa_1v2, whole genome shotgun sequence contains:
- the rlf gene encoding zinc finger protein Rlf, with the protein product MCAYAPWLPVNMADENAEAELDWSGQPSLLDEDTFFAMEGLQATLQQLEAELRQKDISEQSSTEYCDNFCQALMHFAGSRNSVEDGLALLEVYCLSINCFAAARPHLTADSPSVTLVLKRLALSCLELLLSVPHNEIPLEAWLQFHGSVQAAHEAMLQYGSTDLQALLNITGEGGAWNNPVLVSLLTGQPTDPDEVNDFLVLEGEGFMEMRIKHLEKVGEVEKALILNKACANCTLLPNQATFRQTFVTQLCQMLPSEEAIIEICRIDGKDVLDLICNMETEGDENTAFILCTTYFTQQLQQESLYCAWELTLLWSKLQRRIDASLESFFERCLQFGAIAKTIYHLLFLIRVIQTEAMQLGLAISVELCVKAFRLPRQEDIDARTMVCKTVACLLPEDLEVRRACQLTEFLLSPCQEAFDILEELYAQPDQKYDEENSIIPNFLRCELLLSLKAHWPFDPEFWDWKTLKRHCVGLLGQEPEEEVEDEAVPEEQCNLETVLNEQVGTEEEDKGEINRLRSAEQEQTAENVDTEKKQEVLNKKIGLPLSQRSMKWQQYKVLCKICHKEMVEVRICHHAKKHVENNVWTCPVCLQKFKSRQEFVQHSKKHIQMPSRVRHFKKKKVKKKVVSLKNDFKEDGFDDLEPGQIPLDPSLAMYYQSTHDPVVLEHILEQAACVPKKQVEDDYITFDYISTYFKLQDRDVYQCPATACSKNFKLFKYLGVHLKNEHDSEDPNVKHYLEMKDRREKCTFCRKTFMTPYHHRKHRRVHYGEHPYMCVVAGCSARFDTTTELVLHKQSHGFRLSYSCELKGCSISYCDLGQLYHHEAQHFRDAAYTCTGPGCKQFFYSCKEFVKHLTTHGITFTEKDFEMQRKVKRKVLLPVVGDNTGSELENGAQKSLSLPRLECSESKATLTCVAVCFDGKKFTCGLKRCGRNFTTARELQRHLKNAHKDEFNKEDNLCKKKVQAKQSQSQDNKLHKNNHNGIISSSSTEESNKKKAVSAVAESLDCDRTPSNVELSATLSEIMQGFSQLSLTSSGRHVGRNSHRSVSVSNLPVVVCPPTLNVKSPAKAPPSNKTEVRSHVPASDSKRIPTKETPEKLDDEKDSVKEKQEEQHDQPATKPYTCEAESCSYQSVSICTLMQHYIKVHHYSEEDVKQMKVVKSETFKPSETPDNSKDKVSQQDQSQSEFLVQATTKPYTCEAKSCQYQSVASHSLRHHYIKIHGYSEEVVKQMEVFKSQTFRPFKCHLCSKNYKNKKQLKIHYINIHHIKKAIVAQMSCTFKGNLGGKAPVLSSSKKKKSSSQSLKMVEVKAQRSDNHISQQRCQKRESQVGRKNGQVKTEKTRPESSDSSSTQEQVTSEGNATFDVRGSSRPGTKGNLSYILNKYNKSFHCVHKNCKAAFSARKSLARHLQFVHHYNHSQLCFPCDQKGCGKQFSHYSSLTRHYRKEHNLSQEFYSSKKQMATSEEPIPMFKCTYANCNQSYHLNSSLLRHTSQFHQNQSPDSEFKPSYNKRVFYRHCDPSDSLVVRLQSNPKKDESNSGCQTKLIISPPSQQSKDSPPRQSLRFCQEDPTITKSENFEPSKESAEETDEAPAQPKSPRKNAFDQIVYRAHEEALQMCQDRCLPAAFPCMVQNCDSVVTRMSSLHRHYIRCHKLSRKQLMDNADKLCYTTEQLDEIIQKKSAVSAIPDLTRIPSGVLKMEYQSEPPTPGGPSLPMSLHSIKTESMGQDAIGISGEPCPDSGFLIAADDLLYGESSGHPEELISEEGGSHKEKSELTAPPLIRPPLLDLSPPSTLRIAVDDNSVETSGKDNCNKTVNIPSAVSISVPNPTRQPLRWKNELSEPPPVAPHSPISKDPLTHSLASQAFDIGTYKPMGFESSFLKFIKEKEEEIKFDRQWTAVVTTPCLKPDPPRRRDCFRRSCSVKENNRSGAAISRSRRFRSSPLRHLISKGDCTSIQNLRLILERALRGCGDQAIKQLQFLKPVVVLERPKSSASMLDLLPSETKV